The Mycolicibacterium fluoranthenivorans genome segment CTGACGCGGTCGACTGGCACGCCAATGCCGCGGAGACGTCGATCATGCTGGCCTTGCGACCCGAACTCGTGCACACCGACCGTTTCGCGGAGGCCGACGACCCCGACCGGACGGCCGGGCTGGTCTTCCGGTACTCGGTGGCGCAGGTATCGCTCAACGGGGTGACCGGATATCCGTCACGCGCCTCCAAGGAACTCGGGCTCGCGCTGTGGCGCGATATCGTCACCGCGGCCCGCGGTGTCGTCGCGGCCGCCCGGGACGAGCAACCGCCGCTGGCGTAGCGATCCGTTCTAGAATGCGCCTCGTGCCACCACCCGAGCGCAAGGCGCAGGTCCGTGCGATCGGACGCCCGCGCCTTGAGGCGGGACCGGAAACCGGCGGCGGGCCGCCCGAGTCGCCACGCACCGGGATCGTCAATGCCGCCACCAAGCTGTTCTCGGAACGGGGCTACGCCCAGACCACGATGAGCGATATCGCGCGTGCCGCCGGTCTGCAGCAGTCCTCGCTGTACTACTGGTTCCGCAACAAGGAGCAACTCCTGCAGGAGACGCTGCTCGTCAACCGCGCACCGCTGAAATTCATCGCCGAGGTCGGCGCGGGATCGGGCTCGCCTGCGGTCAAGCTGTACCGCCTGCTGCGCTTCGACACCATGCAACTGGCGATGTCGCCGATCGATTTCAACGAGATCCAGCGGATCGCCCACGAACAGCGCGCCGAGTTCCACCAGTTCTGGGCCGATTACGAACGGCTGCGCCAGTGGGTGGTCGACCTGATCGGCGCCGCGGTCGGGGAGGGCAAGTTCATCGATTGCGACCGCGACGAGACCGCGGGCCTGCTGCTGAACTTCGACGAGGGCGCCCAGAAGCGAACCCGGCTGCATCCCGACCACGGGGACCGTGCCGAGGAGGCGATCCGGGTCGGCGAGCAGGTCGCCACCATCGCCGTGCGCGGACTGCTCAAACGCCCCAGCGAGATCGGCCGCATCACCGCACAGGCCGCGCAGTTCGACGACGCCGCCATCGCACTTCGGGTCAGCCTGCACGCTTTCGACTGAGCGAGGCCCGGCCGCCGGGGCTTTCGTCCGGCGCCGAACCGACCTACTCTGGTGTGACCCACATCACCAGGGAGGTCCGGTGCGCATCTCCGACGTGCTGAAGAACAAGGGATCGGCGGTCGCCACGATCGCCCCGGAGACCACGGTCGCCGTGCTGCTGGCGGGCCTCGTCAGGCGCAACATCGGCGCGATGGTGGTGGTCGGACCGGATGGTCCGGTGGGCATCGTGTCCGAGCGGGACGTGGTCCGCAAACTCCACGAGCTGGGTGCGGATCTGCTGGAGCGCCCCGTCGCGGACATCATGACCAAGCATCTCGTCTACTGCTCATCCGGTGATTCGGTGGACAGCCTGAGCGCGGCGATGACCCACAACCGGGTGCGGCATATTCCGGTGCTCGACGACGGAAAGCTGGCTGGGATCGTCAGCATCGGTGATGTCGTGAAGACCCGGATGCAGGAACTGGAATCCCAGCAGGAACAATTGCAGGCCTACATCACCCAGGGCTGAATACGCTGGGGTTGTGACCACCGTCGACGTCCGTCCCGCTGTCCGCGCCGATATCGCCGCACTGTCGCAGGTGCTCGGCCGCGCCTTCTACGACGACCCGGTGATGGCCTGGATGTTGCCCGATCCGGTGGCTCGGCGACGCAAACTGCATCGGGTGTTCGCGGCCCTGACCCGGCATCACCACCTCTCACGCGGTGGGGTCGAGGTGGCGGCCGCGGGTTCGGTGCTCGGCGCAGCCGCGCTGTGGGATCCGCCCGGTCAGTG includes the following:
- a CDS encoding TetR/AcrR family transcriptional regulator, with the translated sequence MRLVPPPERKAQVRAIGRPRLEAGPETGGGPPESPRTGIVNAATKLFSERGYAQTTMSDIARAAGLQQSSLYYWFRNKEQLLQETLLVNRAPLKFIAEVGAGSGSPAVKLYRLLRFDTMQLAMSPIDFNEIQRIAHEQRAEFHQFWADYERLRQWVVDLIGAAVGEGKFIDCDRDETAGLLLNFDEGAQKRTRLHPDHGDRAEEAIRVGEQVATIAVRGLLKRPSEIGRITAQAAQFDDAAIALRVSLHAFD
- a CDS encoding CBS domain-containing protein codes for the protein MRISDVLKNKGSAVATIAPETTVAVLLAGLVRRNIGAMVVVGPDGPVGIVSERDVVRKLHELGADLLERPVADIMTKHLVYCSSGDSVDSLSAAMTHNRVRHIPVLDDGKLAGIVSIGDVVKTRMQELESQQEQLQAYITQG